One stretch of Podospora bellae-mahoneyi strain CBS 112042 chromosome 2, whole genome shotgun sequence DNA includes these proteins:
- a CDS encoding hypothetical protein (EggNog:ENOG503P1DT; COG:S) — protein MSLVKLPYELVSFIIEYLDLLDVGNLSLTCKRMQYLTLEYCIAKRILETKAPYSLEASSARLTQRWPQQLRRLIKRQAATSSVSPYLVRVVAHAETWLYENGILCYIRKREIRILDLHGSATQETVINIRSLLHVALPESRMTRRYKVRVLHYAHDIVSCLYTHAKPNQEQVSWLLAFNVCTGQVVTVRQVASTTKIFVRNDNNFLYYGTNSEIGRDLYRYWVIWGFDLSARRWLSDKLEIQDVMGVDVGSTVCFEIFDGWFYGISNQAALEVEEVDWISHYTCFRFPVTREGLQKWESPNPPIFRRNQHEGVIDDRWYLLRMFKDESTGQLKVVESRKEWLAGRIWPRRTYYTTVVNFDEATSDVARATNGRASSFGSPSAASPETMNPKLQHTEYTAPPSRDPHFVHPGDDNASSLMFAISKSPIRCYYSACQTFLDVVDDPTSTDPNDQRIRFRGSSRRPRGTSSLGQRDERQISPVAQDYSAQDALDQEVNDLYRHKDVVSWPAEPDISNPDPVLLDLYAVLNPDGFTGNIRGAWDERSLVYSTGSDSPGGINALVFVSWDPSIHLDGTLSYSDYRPSLSVPPVEHIMEGHSDVSDSGIIPFQEKGKGKEFTWSYPSKSPSPFLRAGSTDSTSSSETNQDSRWKKVEPALYHQLGSGFHFAR, from the coding sequence CCCCCTACAGCTTGGAGGCAAGCAGCGCGAGACTAACTCAGCGTTGGCCCCAACAGCTGCGGAGGCTGATCAAGCGCCAAGCTGCCACTTCGTCTGTGTCTCCCTATCTTGTGAGAGTCGTCGCCCACGCGGAAACATGGCTTTACGAGAATGGCATACTGTGCTATATTCGCAAGCGTGAGATTCGGATCCTGGATCTTCACGGTTCAGCAACACAGGAGACCGTCATCAATATCCGCTCCCTTCTTCACGTGGCCCTTCCCGAGTCTAGAATGACCCGCAGGTACAAGGTCCGGGTACTGCACTACGCCCACGATATTGTTTCTTGCTTGTACACACACGCCAAGCCAAACCAAGAGCAAGTCAGCTGGCTTCTGGCCTTCAACGTGTGTACTGGCCAGGTGGTTACCGTCCGCCAAGTCGCCTCGACTACCAAGATTTTCGTACGCAACGACAACAACTTTCTTTACTATGGCACCAATTCCGAGATCGGCAGGGACCTGTACCGGTACTGGGTCATCTGGGGTTTCGACTTGAGTGCTCGCAGATGGCTGAGTGACAAACTCGAGATACAGGATGTCATGGGTGTGGATGTGGGCTCGACAGTTTGTTTTGAGATCTTTGATGGCTGGTTCTATGGCATCTCAAACCAAGCCGCtctggaggtggaagaggttgattGGATCTCACATTATACCTGCTTCAGGTTCCCGGTCACAAGAGAGGGCCTTCAGAAATGGGAGTCACCGAACCCACCAATCTTTAGAAGGAATCAGCATGAGGGTGTGATCGATGACAGGTGGTACCTCCTTCGCATGTTCAAGGACGAGTCAACAGGCCAGCTCAAGGTGGTTGAGTCTAGGAAAGAGTGGCTTGCAGGGCGCATCTGGCCTAGACGCACTTACTACACCACTGTGGTAAACTTCGACGAGGCCACTTCCGACGTCGCTCGAGCAACAAATGGCCGAGCCTCATCATTTGGGAGCCCTAGTGCAGCATCACCCGAGACCATGAATCCCAAACTGCAGCACACCGAGTAcacggcaccaccatcacgagATCCCCATTTTGTACATCCGGGGGACGACAACGCCTCGTCTCTGATGTTCGCGATCAGCAAGAGCCCTATTCGCTGCTATTATTCAGCATGTCAAACATTTTTGGACGTGGTGGACGACCCCACCTCCACGGATCCTAATGATCAACGAATCCGCTTCCGAGGAAGTTCACGACGGCCCAGGGGTACCTCTAGCCTGGGGCAGCGGGACGAACGGCAAATTTCGCCCGTAGCACAAGACTACAGCGCCCAAGATGCACTTGACCAGGAAGTAAATGATCTTTACAGGCACAAAGATGTTGTTTCCTGGCCTGCTGAGCCAGACATTTCCAATCCAGATCCTGTGCTCCTCGATTTGTACGCCGTACTGAATCCGGATGGCTTTACCGGCAACATTCGAGGGGCATGGGATGAACGCTCCTTGGTCTATTCCACAGGTAGCGATTCCCCCGGAGGCATCAATGCCCTGGTGTTTGTCTCTTGGGACCCTTCTATTCACCTGGATGGGACATTGTCCTATTCCGACTATCGGCCCTCTCTGAGCGTACCACCTGTTGAACACATCATGGAAGGGCACAGTGACGTCTCTGACTCGGGGATAATACCCTTCCAggagaaaggaaaaggcaagGAGTTCACCTGGAGCTACCCTAGCAAGTCGCCGAGTCCATTCCTACGTGCCGGCAGCACAGactcgacatcatcttcgGAGACCAACCAGGATAGCCGCTGGAAAAAAGTTGAACCTGCATTGTATCATCAACTTGGCTCAGGTTTCCACTTCGCTCGATAG